Genomic window (Procambarus clarkii isolate CNS0578487 chromosome 72, FALCON_Pclarkii_2.0, whole genome shotgun sequence):
cgggtaggaggttccaagctccgccccaagatggtatggggtgcataataaatggcatatcattggtagaaactatttgttgacattcacacaacagccaatcacaggaagggatcagctaaaggctccatccaccttttttttttttttttttttttttgagatatatacaagagttgttacattctcgtacagccactagtacgcgtagcgtttcgggcaggtccctagaatacgatccccgccgcgaagaatcgttttttcatccaagtacacattttactgttgcgttaaacagaggctacagttaaggaattgcgcccagtaaatcctcctcggccaggatacgaacccatgacatagcgctcgcggaacgctaggcgagtgtcttaccactacaccacggagactaatcgAGACCTAATAAATCATccttattcagcacaccatccttgcttatgacattctgcttcaactttaatctaactAAAAATTGAAATGTTAAgaatttaaaagtattaatatagtgataattaaatactacaggatgtaacgggtgttacagaaacatgggctggctacctaacttgtgacgtcatcagtggggggttgcctcacacaaataatatcggcgatacaatgcctccgtcctcttattggtCTATATTATTCAGTTAAATGGAAGtctgtcttgtataaaacagGAATTGTTGTTCATTTGTACAACAACAAGGTTATtgagcaaaaggacgtatttcttattttacattttattcatataagcaTTGGCATTCCCCGCaagagccaatcacaggaaggtatttgttaGAAACTCTGGCCTCAACAAAGTTgattcctaatgaactctaacaataaattcgtttaataaacgagtatttagggtcaagctacagatgaacattataggataacggtgttttagcttgcagcttcgttagacagaatccctggtcttaattttaaacgtaaagaactagaaagcgtattttattggtaacttttcgagaaataaatccTAGTCGCATAtttgcgaacatttatgcatcgattttttggcttaagttcttatcatacccttttgcaatctcaacaccatctggctcgtatcttgtaactatcttcgttacttagcctcaaaaccttacatttatcttacatatcctcaacagtagataaaaaaaagtaattgcagaatTCTAGTTACCTAATACCAGCATAATATAAAAGCCTTATTATAAGCTACCAGACGTATAGACCAgtgtttaaagtaataataatacattattattactgtaataatattattaaaataataataatacagctgatgccatctgtcggcagaagagaacactatcaactggcaggtcaacagtggccataaggtacagcttacgccatctgttgacatcaaattacacttataacaaattactccacaaaatacaactaacgccatctagtttttttccaacgcactataaatagccaaacagcaacccataaggcgggttgttgtgctcgggtaggaggttccaagctccgcccacagatggtatggggtgcataataaatggcatatcattggtagaaactctttgttgacattcacacaacagccaatcacaggaagggatcagctaaaggctccatccacttaataaatcatctttattcagcacaccatccttgcttatgacattctgcttcaactttaatctgactaaaaagtgaaatgtttactatttaaaaatattaatatagtgataattaaatactgcaggatgtaacgggtGTTACAGAAACAAGGGCtggctatgccttcaaatgccctcttggggactgtaagctccaaaaaacccagtatataggcaagacaacaacatctctttctaggcgtttaacgatgcataagcaacagggctccattaaggaacatataatctcttcccacaaccaaaccatcgccagagaaatcctagtaaacaacacagaaatcatcgatagatacagcgatagcaggcggcttgacgtttgcgaggcattacacatcaagaagtcaacaccagcaatcaacagccaattaatgcacaactatattctacccacctcaagactccgcttcaatatagaagcatcaagaaatatggaccaataggctttctacaatcacttctattcaatacccattgtttcatgttctggcttgtgttgatgaaattaataccttattaaataccacctcaccccatccacctgactcaaatgtagatatatatatatatatatatatatatatatatatatatatatatatatatatatatatatatatatatatatatatatatatatatatatatatatatatatatatatatatatatatatatgacaatgtcagaccacggaggaaaaatgaaacaggaattttcttaagtactttcgtatattaatacatcttcagaaggagtggcacTGCTTCTGAAGGTGTAGGCACTCCTTGAAGGTGaggcactccttctgaagatgtattaatatacgaaagtacttaaggaaattcctgtttcatttttcctccgtggtctgacattgtcacatttttaatcacgtgtttattttcgtgatatacacacacacacacacacacacacatatatatatatatatatatatatatatatatatatatatatatatatatatatatatatatatatatatatatatatatatatatatatataactgtagcTATCAGCAGACCACCTATATTAATGTAATCGACAGTTCTTGTGACTGAGAATTACAGATGTCATAAGGGAGAAAACTTTAATAATAGAAAAAACCATGTTTCAGATCATACACAGAAGCGTAAACATGGCCTTAAGACCCAACACGTAGAAGCAATTTGTTATGTGAATACGGGTTTAAGACCTAGCAGACACCATCAACATCCTGTGATATGAACATACATTAAAACAAAAACATTTTGAAAACATCCACTCTCTCTCACGACAGGGGATCCCGCCTTCAAATTATAGCCAAGACATAAATCATAGTAAATACGAGGAAAACAGCCGCGAAGATCATCCTACTAAATCGTAGAACCTTAGCGGGCGGCGAGATTTCTTCGTTCTTGCTTTTAGCTCCGTTAGTTGAAATGTGTTGAGGGGACACCCACTTGCCAACGCCCGTGGCCAAGGAGGGACTACCTGCTTCTCGAGCGACGTGTAAGTTCCTGGGGAAGGTGAGGAGGTGGACGGTGATGATGGAGGAGAGGAAGGTGAGGCTGAACACAAACCAGACGTCGATGTGCTTGAGGTAGGTGGTGCTGGGGAGGGAAGAGCTGGTCTCCGTGTACAGCGAGATGAACACCAGCAGCGTCGTTAAGCTCATGCTCCCCCGTTCGTTGAAGAATTCCGCCGGTAGCATCAGCGTCCCGTAACTGACCAAGTATATTAAAGTGATTGTGTAGACGAATAGACGATACAGTGTGCACAGTTTACAGTATATGGTGGACAATACTCATTAGGTACTGGACAATGATCAGTTGGAATTGGACAGTTCTCAGTAGGCATTGGACACATTAAGTGGACATCAGGAAATACTCATGTAATACTTATGATTTTGTATTTGTAATCAATATTATAACCTGTCTCTTATTATGTATTAATAATATTACAAAACTACAAAAGCAATAATTATTTTGATGGAGAGTTGCCATAGTCGTacccaaggaggaggaggagagatgtTGGTAGGAAGGTCGTCCACAAGTGGTACTCGTAGCGCCGGGAGAGGCGGAGGACGAGGGTGATGTTACCGGTGGGGTGAAGCTCCTCCTCCAAAGTACACCCATTTACTAGGTACTCCTCCAGCGTCTTTGGGCACTCCCTGACTGCTGACGACCTGTTCACCCTCAGGCCCTCGCTCCGAACGTTCGTCACCTGACCCAGGAGTTAGGGGGATGGAGGATTACAAAaccaggagggaagggaggggaattatcaggggaaaagtgTCACCGAAGTGAATAATTCTGGGCAATGTTCCGCTAGACTCAtcatctccccttctctctccccgaaGTGAATCCATCGAGCCTATTTTTAAAGCTAGCTATATTCCCTTCAGTGATATTGGCTGGCAACTTATTCGACCCGTTCGCCACACTATCCCGAAAAAATAACCTCCACATTCTCTGCCAGTCTGAACCTTCAGCTTAGTGAGAGGTATAAGGCTCATCGGGTTAAAATCGGAAGAAAGTCTTAAACTAAATAATGACTAAGGTATAATGACTAATGAATGAACTCTAAACGACCTCAGCAGGTAATTGAACTGTTAGAGGGAAGAAGCTGCTTCCAAGAGTTTATTATTCTCTGACTGGGACACTCAatcagataaggttaggttaggttaggttagcacaTTATTGATTCCTCACCTTAAGAAGATTCAAACGAGAACCATAAAGGAGTTACACATGTAGCAAGAACCTCCTTATATGAACATAAAATTTGAGGAGAGTAAATATAGCTCAATAGCTCATCCGAGGCTGTAAACTCCCAGTGTTTATACAGCGAGAACTGGgttatacctctcagtgtatatacatagAGACATGAaggtgtatgttgaccagacctcacactagaaggtgaagggacgacgacgtttcggtccgtcctggaccattcacaatcaacttaagaatggtccaggacggaccgaaacgtcgtcgtcccttcaccttcttgtgtgttgtctggtcaacatattttagccacgttattgtgactcatcgcctgcatgaagGTGTATATATACATTCATGTCTCATAAAGGTATATACACCTTCTGCGAGAATTAAACATATGCACAATTGAGAAACTATATGAATAAAATTCAAtctcaaaaataaaataaaaatgaaaatacatGAAGTGAGGAAATTCATCTCTTTGATTTTCTTCACTTCTGCAGATCTGCTGTTGAAGCTATTATTGTTTAGCGAGAGAACGCGCTAAGCCAGCGTATAACTTTACAGCACCAGGGAAGGATATGAGGCCAACGAGAGATATAGatatgaggctgaagagagtgcccAAACACTACGACCGAAGAGAATCGAACACGGACTTACGAGAGATGGTGTTCGATACTGAGAGACTTACGAGAGATACTGAGACTATAAGGATCCTTACCGTGAAGAGGACGGAGCACGTTTGTTCATCAAAGGGATACCATTTTAGCTGGAAGTCACAGTGAACTGTTGACTTCACCGTCGTGGTCATCACCACAGGATTCTCCGAGCCTGGGTACTTGTAGCCTGTGTGAGAGACAAGcaatattaaaaataaataataaatgtttcATATAATTTCTAAATCTATATACCCTGATCACTTCTATTATGTCTGGATGGCGCAAAATACGAAGCAATTCATAGTTTTTTTCAGTTACAAATAATCAATTGTTGTCATATCTGATGTTTTATTTGGCATTTTCAAGCAACAATAATAAGTAACAGTCAAAATTTTTGTATCTGAATTTTCTTTTGTAGTCAAGATCACGATACTTATTGAGATCACACAATCAGTTGAGATTACATAACATATAATAATCGAACAATCAATCCTGAACACTCTTCACATACAGTAGCCTCACAATCAATCCTGAATACGTCACATACAATACTCTCACAATCAGTTGTAAACACGTCATATATTAATCGGGACCGAATGTGATTCCTGGAAAGAACGAGAACATTTGTGCACATTTCCTTACACCtgaagcctctgtttacccaacagtaaattgGTTCTTGGGAGTAAGTAGACTGTTTTGGTAAGCATCTGGAGAAATTTGCCTCATTGCCTGGTGAGGACGATCATGATAAACTTTTCTCTTGAGATTCGTCAAAGGGGTCTTCATTATCAGAATTCATGCCATGAATATCAATTGCATCTTGTCTATTTCCTTTTGATTATTCTCACACTAGGCCCATTAGTTACGTCATGCTGTTTATAGTGATCAATATTAGCTGTATTTTTCTCGTTAATAAATGTAAGTTACATTCCACAACACAACTTAAATGTAGTTGCAGTTTGGTCATTAATGACCCTCACTGCAGTGAGCATGTCGTTTCTTTTACAATAAAATAATGGAGTCCGGTCGCTTAAGTATTCAGAGCACACACAGAATGATCCAcactagggtagataaagacagtctatttaacacaaggggaacacgcacaaggggacacaggtggaaactgagtgcccaaatgagccacagagatattagaaagaacttttttagtgtcagagtggttgacaaatggaatgcattaggaagtgatgtggtggaggctgactccatacacagtttcaagtgtagatatgacagagcccgataggctcatgaatctgtacacctgttgattgacggttgagaggcgggaccaaagagccagagctcaacccccgcaaacacaactaggtgagtacaactaggtgagtacactcatttGCACGTGCAAATGATGTGCCTAATATTAAAATGAATCAGTATATACCATTAGATGTTGGTTTTCCAGGACCCCTTCTCTCTACTTCCAGCGAAGAATCAGTGTTGGCATTGTCTGGGCTGTTGCTAATGCCAAACACCGGCTGCCACATCTGGAAATGGTTATGGAAGTGTTAGAAACAAaactatcatgctaatttattttATACAAAATGCCTTAATGAGATTTATCAATTTATTTGTTGGATGAACTGGGCATTCAAATGAAATTGAGTGAGGAGTCAATGTCTATAATTCAGTTAGATGTTGTTGTTGACAATATTTTGAGTGTTGGTCACGTTAGATGTCTCATGCAACATTTAATATTTTCTAAGTTGTTTCTGTTATATGTGAGTCTGCAACTTTTAAAAATAAGTAAAAAACTGTTCTACAGAATCTCTAAGTACAACACTAACCTCTTTTCCTTTCTCAGTTATAACTTCTTTGGTCTGATACGAGTTCAAATGCGCAAAAGTCACCGAAGGATCATACCACCACAGCTTCACGTCCAGGCTGATGTGAAAAGTCATGCTTTTGAGGTCAAAGGTAGTCATTCTCCACACGCTGATCTCGGCCCAGATTGGTAGAGGTATAGAGGGCGGCAACAACAGGTAGGAGTTGGGCAGCAATGCTGTTGTGCACCCAACTTCGTCTGATCTGTCGCTACAATCAAACTCAGAGTCGCACATCTTTGCCAGATTTACGCAGGTAGCATCAGGACACGTATACTGGTTGTCTGTGCATCTGCTTAAGGCGAGGTCAATGCGAATAGCAGCATCGGCCTCGGAAGCGTCAGTGGCCCGTTTCCGAAGTAGCCATTCGTGGCGACCAAGAGGAGGAAGTTCGGAAGTGATGCAGGCCACCTCGTCGAAGTGACCCTCACGAAGACACCAACGGGAGCCGTTGGCGTCTCTTAATATGTGCAGATGACGATAGCCATGGAAGTATATGCCGTTCTCTTGACTCACAGCTAAAACAAAGGATTTACTTATCTCTGTAAAAGATGCTTTCTCCTCATCATCATCACAGAGCCCATGTAAACGAAACACCTGCCTTCGTCCTCGTTGAATGCCTGTAAAACACATCCTTACGTTCAAGCTCATTAAGTTCCATTCACCGAGAACTGACAGTGACATGTGGAATTTGTTACTTTTTCTTTTCACTTTTAGTGTTTTGTTATTAAACGAAAACGCTTGACCTGCGCTATCCTCGAACTTGTCGGTCGTTGTGTTGAGCACAATGCCGAGCCAAGTACCGGGGTCTACTATGACGCCGAGAGTACACTGATCATAATTCATCGCTATGAGTTTAGTGATCGCCTTTACCTCTGTCGCATCCCGAGGGGCTGCCATCTCCAGGCCTGCTGTCAGCAGAAATTTGTGAGCATCTGGCCACGTCATCTTCTCGGTAAATATAAACAAGCTGTCCTCAATGTGATTCAAAGACTCGCAAGGTCTCTCTCTGCGCAGCATTACATCGCCGGTCTCGTTGTGAACCTTCCACTTGAGACTGCTCCACTGCAACAAGGCCCCCACTTGGAGCCCACCGCAAGCGGCCCATACACTGAGTTCCTGCGGCGTCAGCACTGCGTCCCACAGATTCAGTCCCGTCAGCTGGCCTAGAAAAGACTGTTCCTTGGTGTATCCTCCGTCGAGTATATCCTGATCTTGTCCCAGCACCATCGAGCCATTAAGAGGAAGGGGGCTATTCATAGCGGATTTTCGCTCCCCCTCTCCATTTAACCACACTTGCCAAGCGCCAGGTTCCACAACCAGGCACAGCCAGTGCCACCAGAGAGGTATCAGGGAGTGTGTCCCTGCAACTGCTAATTCCTGCTCCAAATATCTAAGCCTCAGTCTGTGAGGTTCAAGTCCTGAAAGGCAGCAGGAAAACGGCTAcagaaaacaatatatatatatatatatatatatatatatatatatatatatatatatatatatatatataattttaagagTGGAATAATGGAGAAATGTTGCAATGACATacatgtataattatatatacaaatatacatacataaatacgtaTACGTATACTAGGAAGGGTATTCTTGGCAGAGTCCGGGATGGTCTCTATCTCACACTGCCCAGAGTTCTACTCCCTCTTCACCATCTTCACTCCCTCCCCCCATCTTTGCCTCTCTTATCCTACTCCCCTCTTTCTTTTCTCTCCccaccctcttccttcccattcCCTCATTTGAAACAGTCTACAAAAAGATCACTTAAAAAAGTTAACAAAATGGCCACATTAAAAAAGTCCACAAAATGGccacattaaaaaaaattataaaatggCCACATTAGAAAAAGTCCACAAAATGGCCATATTAAAAAAAAGTACATAGATCTTAGGAAAAAACAATAGAAAAGCACAACAATCAATAAGTGTCACTTGTGATTAGGTGATGAGACAagtaacacttctctcaccaccacactagaCCCACATATGGATACTGTAAACGACCAAAATAAACAAGACAGTAAAGTTGTATAAACAAGAAATATAATAATGCACACCAATTACAATAACAGGGTAATTATAATCAAGTATTAAAATTCACAACTAAATTCAGAAATGATAATCACaaataaattttaataaaaaacaatctataattattataataataaacctAATGATAGCTaaattaagtaataataatacaaatagcaTTCTTACTGAAACTTTTCATAATAAATcaaactaactttttttttatctaaatttaaTAACAGGGAATTTTGTAAAATATTTAGCAAGATGAAAGACGACCACGAACGAACACAACTCAAGAATACAATTCACTTATGAACACAATTCACTTATGAACACAACTCACTTATGAAGATGGAATCGGAAGATTCGTTGGAGATGGCATAGCTCACCACAGTGCTGAACTCCAGGAAGGTGGAGACTCTGAACCACAGGCACAGGGTGAAGTTGGCCAGGCTGGCAGACGCCGCTTCGGGCCCAAGCACTTCCGTCAGGCTAAGTACCATTCGCGTCACCTTATCGCCCTTGCCGCCGCCAGATGACAGTGTATACACCAGCCACTCTGTCGAAATACGCGGTATGAGACTAACAAAAGGTTAATGATCCGGCATCATAGAGCTGAATCAGTTTGGTAGAAAAATTAGCTAACAACATGGCTTACAATAATCACTGTATTTTTGAATCACCACAGTTAGAATAAGCTCTgcaacacaccacagtgtcccgAAGGAAAGGTAGACCTCGATCTTCACAAGAGGCTGGAGCGTCTTACCTACAGCCTGCCCGTTGGCTCCAGGGGGCGCTGTGGTCGCCTccgtcagcaccaccaccatccccaccaccaggcaccagagACTCATCACCTTCGTAGCTAACCCGACACTCATCCAGGTGCACTGTGGCACTCGGCAACACGCGACTATCTTTACCCgaggaggagacagaacaaagcaTAATCATGAACTTctaaacaattaaaaaaatatatcatgGTGTTAAATGTCAATATATAAAGCAAAAAATCAGCTGAAGCTGTTCAATGACCAATCAATCGTTCTCCAACACACACCTTAACACATGTAACAATTTGTCATCTTAAATGTTCTTTCTACACTTATGGATTACTTTTACGGAACCAAATATACTGTTTTAGGTGTTATTGCTATACTATATTATACTTGATTCAGTTACATTCCTGTCTATGAAGGATTCTTAGTTTATTACCTTC
Coding sequences:
- the LOC123773576 gene encoding uncharacterized protein, whose product is MSVGLATKVMSLWCLVVGMVVVLTEATTAPPGANGQAVEWLVYTLSSGGGKGDKVTRMVLSLTEVLGPEAASASLANFTLCLWFRVSTFLEFSTVVSYAISNESSDSIFIRLEPHRLRLRYLEQELAVAGTHSLIPLWWHWLCLVVEPGAWQVWLNGEGERKSAMNSPLPLNGSMVLGQDQDILDGGYTKEQSFLGQLTGLNLWDAVLTPQELSVWAACGGLQVGALLQWSSLKWKVHNETGDVMLRRERPCESLNHIEDSLFIFTEKMTWPDAHKFLLTAGLEMAAPRDATEVKAITKLIAMNYDQCTLGVIVDPGTWLGIVLNTTTDKFEDSAGQAFSFNNKTLKVKRKSNKFHMSLSVLGEWNLMSLNVRMCFTGIQRGRRQVFRLHGLCDDDEEKASFTEISKSFVLAVSQENGIYFHGYRHLHILRDANGSRWCLREGHFDEVACITSELPPLGRHEWLLRKRATDASEADAAIRIDLALSRCTDNQYTCPDATCVNLAKMCDSEFDCSDRSDEVGCTTALLPNSYLLLPPSIPLPIWAEISVWRMTTFDLKSMTFHISLDVKLWWYDPSVTFAHLNSYQTKEVITEKGKEMWQPVFGISNSPDNANTDSSLEVERRGPGKPTSNGYKYPGSENPVVMTTTVKSTVHCDFQLKWYPFDEQTCSVLFTVTNVRSEGLRVNRSSAVRECPKTLEEYLVNGCTLEEELHPTGNITLVLRLSRRYEYHLWTTFLPTSLLLLLGYGTLMLPAEFFNERGSMSLTTLLVFISLYTETSSSLPSTTYLKHIDVWFVFSLTFLSSIITVHLLTFPRNLHVAREAGSPSLATGVGKWVSPQHISTNGAKSKNEEISPPAKVLRFSRMIFAAVFLVFTMIYVLAII